In one Halosimplex halophilum genomic region, the following are encoded:
- a CDS encoding DUF7126 family protein encodes MNAVFAGTDTEGLADELRERGATVSVVDGIANRPALEEAGVHDADVFVLTDAGQATSIVVARDLNPDIRVVAYTADSLPEFVSGQQVLGMDPALFDADTVAEELTDADDADD; translated from the coding sequence ATGAACGCAGTTTTCGCGGGGACCGACACCGAGGGACTCGCCGACGAGTTGCGCGAGCGGGGCGCGACCGTGTCGGTCGTCGACGGGATCGCCAATCGCCCGGCGCTCGAAGAGGCGGGCGTCCACGACGCCGACGTGTTCGTCCTCACCGACGCCGGCCAGGCCACCTCTATCGTCGTCGCCCGGGACCTCAACCCCGACATCCGGGTCGTCGCCTACACCGCCGACTCGCTGCCGGAGTTCGTCAGCGGCCAGCAGGTCCTCGGGATGGACCCCGCGCTGTTCGACGCCGACACCGTCGCCGAGGAACTGACCGACGCCGACGACGCGGACGACTGA
- a CDS encoding CTP synthase, whose product MPEPETEYDETLGNKFVFVTGGVMSGLGKGITAASTGRLLSNAGFDVTAVKVDPYLNVDAGTMNPFQHGEVYVLKDGGEVDLDLGNYERFLDIDMTSKHNVTTGKVYQSVIEKERAGDYLGKTVQVIPHVTNDIKRRIREVAEGSDVCIIEVGGTVGDIEGMPYLEALRQFAHEEDEDDILFVHVTLVPYSKNGEQKTKPTQHSVKELRSIGLQPDVLVGRCDDPLEDQTKEKIALFCDVPTDAVFSNPDVPDIYQVPLMVEDEGLDEYVMERLDLADDALPEDERHNEWRELVTQDQTGSVDVALVGKYGLEDAYLSIYESLKHAGLAHNVNVDTEWIHAEELADGHEGELDGMDAVVVPGGFGSRGTEGKMEAIRYAREHGVPYLGLCLGFQLAVVEYARNVLGLEGAHSAELDEETPHPVIDILPEQEGVDDMGGTMRLGAHVTEIEGGTLAEEIYGDDSCTERHRHRYEVNPEYIDDLEAAGLRFSGKSGRRMEILELPDHPYFLGTQFHPEFRSRPGRASPPFVGLLDAALDLQEAGSGDGGAGESARGGDDRDTEEVEV is encoded by the coding sequence ATGCCGGAACCGGAGACAGAGTACGACGAAACTCTGGGGAACAAGTTCGTTTTCGTCACCGGGGGCGTCATGTCCGGGCTGGGCAAGGGTATCACGGCCGCCAGCACCGGCAGACTGCTCTCGAACGCCGGGTTCGACGTGACCGCCGTGAAGGTCGACCCCTACCTCAACGTCGACGCGGGCACGATGAACCCCTTCCAGCACGGGGAGGTGTACGTCCTCAAGGACGGCGGCGAGGTCGACCTCGACCTGGGGAACTACGAGCGGTTCCTCGACATCGACATGACCTCGAAGCACAACGTGACGACGGGCAAGGTCTACCAGTCGGTCATCGAGAAGGAGCGGGCGGGCGACTACCTCGGGAAGACGGTGCAGGTCATCCCCCACGTCACCAACGACATCAAGCGGCGCATCCGCGAGGTCGCCGAGGGCAGCGACGTCTGTATCATCGAGGTCGGCGGCACCGTCGGCGACATCGAGGGGATGCCCTACCTCGAAGCCCTGCGGCAGTTCGCCCACGAGGAAGACGAGGATGACATCCTGTTCGTCCACGTCACGCTGGTCCCCTACTCGAAGAACGGCGAGCAGAAGACCAAGCCGACCCAGCACAGCGTCAAGGAACTGCGCTCGATCGGCCTCCAGCCGGACGTGCTCGTCGGCCGCTGCGACGACCCGCTGGAGGACCAGACCAAGGAGAAGATCGCCCTCTTCTGCGACGTTCCGACCGACGCCGTCTTCTCGAACCCGGACGTGCCGGACATCTACCAGGTGCCGCTGATGGTCGAGGACGAGGGCCTCGACGAGTACGTCATGGAGCGGCTCGACCTGGCCGACGACGCCCTGCCCGAGGACGAGCGGCACAACGAGTGGCGCGAGCTGGTCACCCAGGACCAGACCGGCTCCGTCGACGTGGCGCTGGTCGGCAAGTACGGCCTCGAAGACGCCTACCTCTCCATCTACGAGTCGCTGAAACACGCCGGCCTCGCCCACAACGTCAACGTCGACACCGAGTGGATCCACGCCGAGGAACTGGCGGACGGCCACGAGGGCGAACTCGACGGGATGGACGCCGTCGTCGTCCCCGGCGGGTTCGGCTCGCGGGGCACCGAGGGCAAGATGGAGGCCATCCGCTACGCCCGCGAGCACGGCGTGCCCTACCTCGGCCTCTGCCTGGGCTTCCAGCTCGCCGTCGTCGAGTACGCCCGCAACGTCCTCGGGCTGGAAGGCGCCCACTCCGCCGAGCTCGACGAGGAGACCCCCCACCCGGTCATCGACATCCTCCCCGAGCAGGAGGGCGTCGACGACATGGGCGGGACGATGCGCCTGGGCGCCCACGTCACCGAGATCGAGGGGGGCACCCTCGCCGAAGAGATCTACGGCGACGACTCCTGCACGGAACGGCACCGCCACCGCTACGAGGTCAACCCCGAGTACATCGACGACCTGGAGGCGGCGGGCCTGCGCTTCTCCGGCAAGTCCGGCCGCCGGATGGAGATCCTCGAACTGCCCGACCACCCCTACTTCCTCGGGACGCAGTTCCACCCCGAGTTCCGCTCGCGACCCGGCCGCGCGAGTCCGCCGTTCGTCGGGCTGCTCGACGCCGCGCTGGACCTGCAGGAAGCCGGGAGCGGCGACGGCGGCGCGGGCGAGTCCGCCCGCGGTGGCGACGACCGCGACACCGAGGAGGTGGAGGTCTGA
- the guaA gene encoding glutamine-hydrolyzing GMP synthase translates to MVDVDSFIDEKLDEIATEIGDANAVIGLSGGVDSSTAAALAYEAIGDQLTAVYVDTGLMRKGETDQIRETFDYMDSLRVIEAQDRFVDALSGVTDPEEKRHIIGEQFIREFEEVAREVDADYLVQGTIYPDRIESEGTIKSHHNVGGLPERIDFDGIVEPMRDLYKDEVREVARELDLEEIISERMPFPGPGLAVRIIGEVTEEKLEVAREANHVVEEELEEYEPWQALAAVLGKATGVKGDNRVHGWVVAVRSVESRDGMTARAQEIDWETLQRIQSRITGELDNVSRVLYDVTHKPPATIEYE, encoded by the coding sequence ATGGTCGACGTCGACTCCTTTATCGACGAGAAACTCGACGAAATCGCGACCGAGATCGGCGACGCCAACGCCGTCATCGGCCTGTCGGGCGGCGTCGACTCCTCGACGGCGGCCGCGCTGGCCTACGAGGCCATCGGCGACCAGCTCACCGCCGTCTACGTCGACACCGGCCTCATGCGCAAGGGCGAGACCGACCAGATCCGCGAGACCTTCGACTACATGGACTCGCTGCGGGTCATCGAGGCCCAGGACCGCTTCGTCGACGCGCTCTCGGGCGTCACCGATCCCGAGGAGAAGCGCCACATCATCGGCGAGCAGTTCATCCGCGAGTTCGAGGAGGTCGCCCGCGAGGTCGACGCTGACTACCTCGTCCAGGGGACCATCTACCCCGACCGAATCGAGAGCGAGGGGACGATCAAGTCCCACCACAACGTCGGCGGACTCCCCGAGCGCATCGACTTCGACGGCATCGTCGAGCCGATGCGCGACCTCTACAAGGACGAGGTCCGCGAGGTCGCCCGCGAACTCGACCTGGAGGAGATCATCTCCGAGCGGATGCCGTTCCCCGGCCCCGGGCTCGCGGTGCGGATCATCGGCGAGGTCACCGAGGAGAAACTCGAAGTCGCACGCGAGGCCAACCACGTCGTCGAGGAGGAGCTGGAGGAGTACGAGCCCTGGCAGGCCCTCGCCGCGGTACTCGGCAAGGCCACCGGCGTCAAGGGCGACAACCGCGTCCACGGCTGGGTCGTGGCCGTCCGCTCGGTCGAGAGCCGGGACGGCATGACCGCCCGCGCACAGGAGATCGACTGGGAGACGCTCCAGCGCATCCAGAGCCGCATCACCGGCGAACTCGACAACGTCTCCCGGGTCCTCTACGACGTGACCCACAAGCCGCCGGCGACCATCGAGTACGAGTAA
- a CDS encoding beta-glucosidase family protein, which translates to MTPDTVDRLLAELRLAEKVQLTHGATDTEGTATGFIPGVERLDIPPVRFSDGPLGVRTDDPATAFPASTALASTFDPELAREFGRALGREALARDQDVLLGPGLNLVRVPHCGRNFEYYSEDPVVTGRFAAGVVDGIESTGVVATPKHFVANNQETARASVSAEVDERVLREIYLPGFRDAVDAGAGAVMSSYNRVNGTYMSEHEELLTDVLKEEWGFDGVVMSDWFGTESVVGTANGGLDLQMPGISAEELFESMGAPGGEGDGADRGDGGDADRNGAGPDGEGAPADPTEGFDYADGMPDPTTGGLYREELADAVEAGEVPESRLDDMVRRLLTQLHSHGLLDGSRDGADPGGAVDTPEHRELAERVAVRGTVLLDNDGVLPLADDADVAVVGPNVDEAILGGGGSSEVTPVTETSPVEGIEARAEGSVSVARGHPRVEDISLFDAFEPDDGDEGEAGPDPSVDDAVAAAAEADVALVFVRDQATEAADRETLALPGEQDELIEAVAAENPRTVVVANTSGPFEAPWREDVAAVVAGWYPGQAHGSAAAAVLYGDSDPGGRLPVTFAPAEAYPAADERRYPGVDGEAHYDEGLLVGYRHFDATDAEPTYPFGHGHSYATFEYRDAEAVDDATVELTVENTGDRRGREVVQTYVDSPAAPDDLDRPPRELGGFAPLALDAGESRRVTLDLDERAFGRYDAGEGWTVDPGEYLISLGRSSRDLRLDVTVER; encoded by the coding sequence ATGACGCCCGACACGGTGGACCGGCTCCTCGCGGAGCTCCGGCTGGCGGAGAAGGTACAGCTCACGCACGGCGCGACGGACACGGAAGGGACGGCGACCGGCTTCATACCAGGGGTCGAGCGGCTTGACATCCCGCCGGTGAGGTTCTCGGACGGGCCGCTGGGCGTCCGCACCGACGACCCGGCGACGGCGTTCCCGGCGTCGACGGCGCTGGCGTCGACGTTCGATCCGGAACTGGCTCGCGAGTTCGGCCGGGCGCTCGGCCGGGAGGCGCTGGCCCGGGACCAGGACGTGCTGCTCGGGCCCGGACTGAACCTCGTCCGGGTGCCCCACTGCGGGCGCAACTTCGAGTACTACTCGGAGGACCCGGTCGTGACCGGCCGCTTCGCCGCGGGCGTCGTCGACGGCATCGAGTCGACGGGCGTGGTCGCCACGCCGAAACACTTCGTCGCGAACAACCAGGAGACGGCCCGCGCGTCGGTCAGCGCCGAGGTCGACGAGCGCGTCCTCCGGGAGATCTACCTGCCGGGCTTCCGCGACGCCGTCGACGCCGGCGCCGGCGCGGTGATGTCATCGTACAACCGCGTCAACGGGACGTACATGAGCGAACACGAGGAACTGCTGACGGACGTGCTCAAGGAGGAGTGGGGCTTCGACGGCGTGGTCATGTCCGACTGGTTCGGCACCGAGAGCGTCGTCGGCACTGCCAACGGCGGGCTGGACCTGCAGATGCCCGGCATCTCCGCCGAGGAGCTGTTCGAGTCGATGGGCGCGCCCGGCGGCGAGGGCGACGGTGCGGACCGCGGGGACGGCGGCGACGCGGACCGCAATGGGGCCGGTCCCGACGGCGAGGGGGCTCCCGCGGATCCGACGGAGGGATTCGACTACGCCGACGGGATGCCGGACCCGACGACGGGCGGGCTCTACCGCGAGGAGCTGGCCGACGCCGTCGAGGCGGGCGAGGTGCCGGAGTCGCGGCTCGACGACATGGTCCGGCGGCTGCTCACCCAGCTGCACAGTCATGGACTGCTCGACGGGTCCCGGGACGGAGCCGACCCCGGCGGTGCCGTCGACACGCCGGAACACCGCGAGCTGGCCGAGCGCGTCGCGGTCCGCGGGACCGTCCTGCTGGACAACGACGGCGTCCTGCCGCTGGCCGACGACGCCGACGTGGCCGTGGTCGGCCCCAACGTCGACGAGGCGATCCTCGGCGGGGGCGGCTCCTCGGAGGTGACCCCGGTCACCGAGACGAGCCCGGTCGAGGGGATCGAGGCCCGCGCCGAGGGCTCGGTCTCGGTCGCCCGCGGCCACCCGCGGGTCGAGGACATCTCGCTGTTCGACGCGTTCGAACCGGACGACGGCGACGAGGGCGAGGCGGGGCCCGACCCTTCGGTCGACGACGCGGTCGCGGCGGCCGCCGAGGCCGACGTGGCCCTCGTGTTCGTCCGCGACCAGGCGACCGAGGCCGCCGACCGCGAGACGCTCGCGCTGCCCGGCGAGCAGGACGAGTTGATCGAGGCCGTCGCCGCCGAGAACCCCCGGACGGTCGTCGTCGCGAACACGAGCGGTCCCTTCGAGGCGCCCTGGCGCGAGGACGTGGCGGCCGTCGTCGCGGGCTGGTACCCCGGCCAGGCCCACGGGTCGGCCGCGGCGGCCGTCCTCTACGGCGACAGCGACCCCGGCGGGCGGCTCCCGGTGACGTTCGCGCCCGCCGAGGCGTATCCCGCGGCCGACGAACGGCGGTACCCCGGCGTCGACGGCGAGGCCCACTACGACGAGGGGCTGCTCGTCGGCTACCGGCACTTCGACGCGACCGACGCCGAACCGACCTACCCGTTCGGCCACGGCCACTCCTACGCGACTTTCGAGTACCGCGACGCCGAGGCGGTCGACGACGCGACCGTCGAACTCACCGTCGAGAACACCGGCGACCGGCGCGGCAGGGAGGTCGTCCAGACGTACGTCGACTCGCCGGCGGCGCCCGACGACCTGGACCGACCGCCGCGGGAACTCGGCGGGTTCGCCCCGCTGGCGCTCGACGCCGGCGAGTCCCGCCGCGTCACCCTCGACCTCGACGAGCGGGCGTTCGGCCGCTACGACGCCGGCGAGGGCTGGACGGTCGACCCCGGCGAGTACCTGATCTCGCTCGGCCGCTCGTCGCGGGACCTGCGGCTCGACGTGACTGTCGAGCGGTAA
- a CDS encoding WD40/YVTN/BNR-like repeat-containing protein: MSERTSTRRTVLKAAGAAIGAAAVPTAAAASGDDSEWTAVKSPVGGTLYDVEETSEGAYAVGDAGVVLERTEKGWRKILDGGPTGNGNNLYGADVTDDGKRLWFVGSSGAIGEYDVTTGNLNDHSAPMDVTNNFNDVSVTGEAGEANVYVAGDSGKMYYSFENGATQTWDYVTPGSGSAINAVDFYDDRKGHIVDGNKSVFYTQDGSTWDKIGLADANVNFYGVDSDGADDVWISGGGGMVFHWTGSRWVPADTGDAGLRDIEVEDGEGYTVGGGGKVFDRENEEWKPDATPTGQNLKAACRKSEVEIAVGAGGTILEH, from the coding sequence ATGTCCGAACGCACCTCCACTCGACGCACCGTGTTGAAGGCAGCCGGCGCAGCGATCGGCGCGGCGGCGGTCCCGACGGCCGCGGCCGCGTCCGGCGACGACTCCGAATGGACGGCCGTGAAGTCCCCGGTCGGCGGAACCCTCTACGACGTCGAGGAGACGAGCGAAGGCGCGTACGCGGTCGGCGACGCGGGGGTCGTCCTCGAACGCACCGAGAAGGGCTGGCGGAAGATCCTCGACGGCGGTCCGACCGGCAACGGCAACAACCTCTACGGCGCGGACGTGACCGACGACGGGAAGCGCCTGTGGTTCGTCGGCTCCTCCGGCGCCATCGGCGAGTACGACGTGACGACCGGCAACCTGAACGACCACTCGGCGCCGATGGACGTGACCAACAACTTCAACGACGTGTCGGTCACGGGCGAGGCCGGCGAGGCCAACGTCTACGTCGCCGGCGACTCCGGGAAGATGTACTACAGCTTCGAGAACGGCGCCACCCAGACCTGGGACTACGTCACGCCGGGCTCGGGGTCGGCCATCAACGCCGTCGACTTCTACGACGACCGCAAGGGTCACATCGTCGACGGCAACAAGTCCGTCTTCTACACTCAGGACGGCTCGACCTGGGACAAGATCGGGCTGGCCGACGCCAACGTCAACTTCTACGGCGTCGACTCCGACGGCGCCGACGACGTGTGGATCTCCGGCGGCGGCGGGATGGTCTTCCACTGGACCGGCTCCCGGTGGGTACCCGCCGACACCGGCGACGCCGGCCTGCGCGACATCGAGGTCGAGGACGGCGAGGGGTACACCGTCGGCGGCGGCGGCAAGGTCTTCGACCGCGAGAACGAGGAGTGGAAGCCCGACGCCACCCCGACCGGCCAGAACCTGAAGGCCGCCTGCCGGAAGAGCGAGGTCGAGATCGCCGTCGGCGCCGGCGGCACCATCCTCGAACACTGA
- a CDS encoding outer membrane protein assembly factor BamB family protein, giving the protein MDTSLRRRSLLRALGATGAAALAGCPAGIGGSSGFEPGETDWPSYRFDARNSAAHPSAPGPGGDLSVAWTASYTDGSEGPAGVSVLSAPVVLDGTVFAAADLNDDSGWRTVVSAFDLATGERQWERSFPIAEIDGEGDTSPARTLGSGGERLVVGTVSEGPGLAALSPDDGETAWEQALDTPYESPVTAEGGSLFVGDRLYAAFDAGDGSRESRYAPGEDPLWRNRYPPTVTDDTVYATDHDEIHAVDRESGERRWTASNDFYTILYQEEGAPFNSPVVVDGVAYAVCGRITNRDTGGMVAIDVEDGSELWTAIPEGDDPQTYEGDPAEAEQAAFYGMPLVVDDTVYVQGIGRDEWGFFAVDAADGSVERMDTDGGLVAADGLLYGVTTEDGTLTASAVDPAADERVGSAAVEQWENPRVGPQAVAGEYYLATMDQGIVAFGSE; this is encoded by the coding sequence ATGGATACGTCCCTCCGACGGCGGTCCCTGCTCCGCGCGCTCGGCGCGACGGGTGCTGCGGCCCTCGCCGGCTGTCCGGCGGGTATCGGCGGATCGTCCGGGTTCGAGCCCGGCGAGACGGACTGGCCGAGCTACCGGTTCGACGCGCGCAACAGCGCGGCCCACCCCTCCGCGCCCGGCCCGGGCGGCGACCTCTCGGTCGCGTGGACGGCCAGCTACACCGACGGCTCCGAGGGCCCCGCCGGAGTGAGCGTTCTCTCCGCACCCGTCGTCCTCGACGGGACGGTCTTCGCCGCGGCGGACCTCAACGACGACTCCGGCTGGCGGACGGTCGTCTCCGCGTTCGACCTCGCCACCGGCGAGCGGCAGTGGGAGCGGTCGTTCCCCATCGCCGAGATCGACGGCGAGGGGGACACCTCGCCGGCGCGGACGCTCGGGTCGGGCGGCGAGCGTCTCGTCGTCGGGACCGTCTCGGAGGGCCCGGGACTCGCCGCGCTCTCACCGGACGACGGCGAGACGGCGTGGGAACAGGCCCTCGACACGCCGTACGAGTCGCCGGTGACCGCCGAGGGGGGGTCGCTGTTCGTCGGCGACCGGCTCTACGCCGCCTTCGACGCCGGCGACGGGAGCCGCGAGTCGCGGTACGCGCCCGGCGAGGACCCGCTGTGGCGCAACCGGTACCCGCCCACGGTGACCGACGATACCGTCTACGCCACGGACCACGACGAGATCCACGCCGTCGACCGCGAGAGCGGCGAGCGTCGCTGGACGGCGAGCAACGACTTCTACACCATCCTCTACCAGGAGGAGGGCGCCCCGTTCAACTCCCCGGTCGTCGTCGACGGCGTCGCCTACGCGGTCTGCGGCCGAATCACCAACCGGGACACGGGCGGGATGGTCGCGATCGACGTCGAGGACGGGTCGGAGCTGTGGACGGCGATACCGGAGGGCGACGACCCCCAGACCTACGAGGGAGACCCCGCCGAGGCCGAGCAGGCCGCCTTCTACGGGATGCCCCTCGTCGTCGACGACACCGTCTACGTCCAGGGCATAGGGCGCGACGAGTGGGGCTTCTTCGCCGTCGACGCCGCCGACGGCTCCGTCGAGCGGATGGACACCGACGGCGGGCTCGTCGCCGCCGACGGCCTCCTGTACGGCGTCACCACCGAGGACGGGACCTTGACGGCCAGCGCGGTCGACCCGGCGGCCGACGAGCGGGTCGGCTCCGCGGCGGTCGAACAGTGGGAGAATCCGCGGGTCGGTCCGCAGGCCGTCGCCGGCGAGTACTACCTCGCCACGATGGACCAGGGGATCGTCGCGTTCGGGTCGGAGTGA
- a CDS encoding HD domain-containing protein, translating to MRADDVPAVHERVADEAREHFAGDDTGHDMAHAWRVYRLGRRLAAATDADFAVVGAAALVHDLHRLRGEGFTHPKETLPEVRTTLADAEFPEHRREAVCHCVAHHEEYDFAERTDLDHEPTREERVLRDADNLDALGAVGIGRAFTFGAHHGQGMYDPEREVRDSYDRNDRDNTVIQHAREKLLRLPEAMETEPGRELAAERAAFVEQFVERFEAEWRGDQ from the coding sequence ATGCGAGCGGACGACGTGCCGGCGGTCCACGAGCGGGTGGCCGACGAGGCCCGCGAGCACTTCGCGGGCGACGACACGGGCCACGACATGGCCCACGCCTGGCGAGTCTACCGGCTGGGCCGGCGCCTCGCGGCGGCGACGGACGCCGACTTCGCCGTCGTCGGCGCGGCGGCGCTGGTCCACGACCTCCACCGCCTCCGCGGCGAGGGGTTCACCCACCCGAAGGAGACGCTCCCGGAGGTCCGGACGACTCTCGCGGACGCGGAATTTCCCGAACACCGTCGGGAGGCGGTCTGTCACTGCGTGGCCCACCACGAGGAGTACGACTTCGCCGAGCGGACGGACCTGGACCACGAGCCGACCCGCGAGGAGCGGGTCCTGCGGGACGCCGACAACCTCGACGCGCTCGGCGCGGTCGGGATCGGCCGGGCGTTCACCTTCGGCGCCCACCACGGCCAGGGGATGTACGACCCCGAACGGGAGGTCCGGGACAGCTACGACCGGAACGACCGCGACAACACCGTGATCCAGCACGCCCGCGAGAAACTGCTGCGGCTGCCCGAGGCGATGGAGACCGAGCCCGGCCGCGAACTCGCCGCCGAGCGGGCCGCGTTCGTCGAGCAGTTCGTCGAGCGGTTCGAGGCCGAGTGGCGCGGCGACCAGTAA
- a CDS encoding molybdenum cofactor synthesis domain-containing protein, whose translation MVDFQSRDTSHGYGDDEEGDDAEADDGDEDAGDEQTGTDPVGESGERTEGAETDPAGDDPAEPEGGAAGERADDAADEHADDAADESAGPGADDDPLAPSSGDGSGDPLAPDTSGPDPESGADDRGAPTDSDRGPQSGDHDSPAGDTDDEAPGGDGGADPTADDPLAPSSESEQGDGTADNADDHPFADADGADAADAAPSTDAGGTVDHSSSEPAREGGDRAEPGARSTDSSGHPQDTGDHSEGPGHQEGVDNPENADHSDGAAEHAHGAGGHSHDHAHGADVGLLGVAVVTVSSTRTREDDASGDVIEAVVEAADHEVVTREILRDDLDGVQTALLNLTGRGDVDVVVTTGGTGVTPDDVTVEAARPLFDRELPGFGELFRILSYEEIGTRAMVSRATAGMVDGVPVFCLPGSEAAARLGTEELVVEEMAHLVSLARRDD comes from the coding sequence ATGGTCGATTTCCAGTCACGGGACACCAGCCACGGGTACGGGGACGACGAGGAGGGGGACGACGCCGAGGCGGACGACGGTGACGAGGACGCCGGCGACGAGCAAACCGGGACGGACCCCGTCGGGGAGTCCGGCGAGCGGACCGAGGGGGCGGAGACCGACCCCGCGGGGGACGACCCGGCGGAGCCGGAAGGGGGAGCCGCCGGCGAGCGCGCGGACGACGCGGCCGACGAGCACGCGGACGACGCGGCCGACGAGAGCGCGGGACCCGGGGCGGACGACGACCCGCTTGCGCCGTCGTCCGGAGACGGGAGCGGCGATCCGCTGGCGCCGGACACGTCCGGTCCGGACCCGGAGTCGGGTGCCGACGACCGCGGTGCGCCGACCGACAGCGACCGCGGTCCACAGAGCGGCGACCACGACTCGCCGGCCGGCGACACCGACGACGAGGCCCCCGGAGGGGACGGCGGCGCCGACCCGACGGCGGACGACCCGCTGGCGCCGTCGAGCGAGTCGGAGCAGGGGGACGGGACGGCCGACAACGCGGACGACCACCCGTTCGCCGACGCGGACGGCGCGGACGCCGCTGACGCCGCCCCGAGCACCGACGCCGGCGGAACGGTCGACCACTCGTCGAGCGAACCCGCCCGCGAGGGAGGCGACCGCGCCGAGCCCGGCGCGCGTTCGACGGACTCCAGCGGCCACCCACAGGACACGGGCGACCACTCGGAGGGTCCCGGCCACCAGGAGGGCGTCGACAACCCGGAGAACGCGGACCACTCGGACGGCGCGGCGGAGCACGCACACGGCGCGGGCGGCCACTCGCACGACCACGCTCACGGCGCCGACGTCGGGCTGCTCGGCGTCGCGGTCGTCACGGTCTCGTCCACGCGCACACGCGAGGACGACGCGAGCGGCGACGTGATCGAGGCGGTCGTCGAGGCCGCCGACCACGAGGTCGTCACCCGCGAGATCCTCCGGGACGACCTCGACGGCGTCCAGACCGCGCTGTTGAACCTCACCGGCCGCGGCGACGTGGACGTGGTCGTCACGACCGGCGGGACCGGCGTCACGCCGGACGACGTGACCGTCGAGGCCGCCCGTCCCCTCTTCGACCGCGAACTCCCGGGGTTCGGCGAGCTGTTCCGGATCCTCTCCTACGAGGAGATCGGCACCCGCGCGATGGTCTCCCGGGCCACCGCCGGCATGGTCGACGGCGTCCCCGTCTTCTGCCTCCCGGGCAGCGAGGCCGCGGCCCGCCTGGGGACCGAGGAGCTCGTCGTCGAGGAGATGGCCCACCTCGTCTCGCTCGCTCGCCGGGACGATTGA
- a CDS encoding MBL fold metallo-hydrolase: MVTRLSEAAWWIDLGGVNAYLVDDGGTLTLVDAGTPWRGGALANAVVEAGFALGDLDRVLVTHYDLDHVGGLPRLDGLDVTIYAGRRDAPLVTGREKPPFSVPKGVFQRLVGPLLTPPDNDVVPLTGGDTVGSFTVHETPGHTPGHVAYVSEDLEFAALGDLVRESGGELKPTPWVVTDDTAVARESIGRLAADAPAFEVGAMGHGVPFERGGGDRLADLAGRL; this comes from the coding sequence ATGGTCACGCGACTCTCCGAGGCGGCGTGGTGGATCGACCTCGGCGGCGTCAACGCCTACCTCGTCGACGACGGGGGCACGCTGACGCTCGTCGACGCGGGGACGCCCTGGCGCGGCGGCGCACTCGCGAACGCCGTCGTCGAGGCGGGGTTCGCCCTCGGCGACCTCGACCGGGTCCTGGTCACCCACTACGACCTGGACCACGTCGGCGGCCTCCCGCGCCTGGACGGCCTCGACGTCACGATCTACGCCGGCCGGCGCGACGCCCCGCTGGTGACCGGCCGGGAGAAACCACCGTTCTCCGTCCCGAAGGGGGTCTTCCAGCGACTGGTCGGCCCGTTACTCACGCCGCCGGACAACGATGTCGTCCCGCTGACCGGGGGCGACACCGTCGGCTCGTTCACCGTCCACGAGACGCCCGGCCACACCCCCGGCCACGTCGCCTACGTCAGCGAGGACCTGGAGTTCGCTGCGCTGGGCGACCTCGTGCGCGAGTCCGGCGGCGAGCTGAAGCCGACGCCGTGGGTCGTCACCGACGACACCGCAGTCGCCCGCGAGAGTATCGGTCGGCTGGCCGCCGACGCGCCGGCGTTCGAAGTCGGGGCGATGGGCCACGGCGTGCCGTTCGAGCGCGGCGGGGGCGACAGACTCGCGGACCTCGCGGGACGCCTCTGA